The following are from one region of the Natronosporangium hydrolyticum genome:
- the mbhE gene encoding hydrogen gas-evolving membrane-bound hydrogenase subunit E, which translates to MILFIVLAGMMGLALLVAPISRRFGRDTGYFLAAAFLLLGALLTPSILEALGGGYVEESLPWIPALGVQATLRLDGLASLFTLLIILVGALILAYCPRYLHGDHHARTYILLTLFAASMLGLVLSADLVLLFVFWELTTISSFFLIGGTGPKSAKPAMRALIITAAGGLALLVAVIMIWAETGTTYLPAVLDNPEWLLESPYGWSVGALVILAAFTKSAQLPFQSWLPGAMVAITPVSAYLHAATMVKAGIYLLMRFSPVYGDQAAWQATLVSVGLITAIVGAALALRQHDLKALLAYSTVSQLGLLVAVTGIGTSIGFAAAVLHTVAHALFKATLFMLVGIIDREAGSRDVRELGGLRRVMPVTAALTGIAGLSMAGVPPMIGFVSKETIFEALSEAHFAPWAGPVAAGLGVTASVLTFAYGVRIFHGAFAGPTTQRNLYEPSWQFLLPAAVPAVAGVVLGPGVGLLNPLTQSAVANMDPGAVAPVLEFWHGFSIELWLSAITIALGMVLFFAREPVDRFLNRIKTPPEGELFDYGYNATLKFGWWVGAPNRSNSPAAFLIWPMVVVLVLGAGALFAYGSWPTDPPGTTTPYDWPLIALLAVASAALVAMRNTLAAIALLGVIGFLVSIWFMLAGAPDVALTLLLVEVLTAVVAVLVLRTLPPKFRRVPKLRQLPAAVVAIATGVLAMAATLAFTGHRDRSELGDYFLSNAEEQTGGRNVVNTILVDYRALDTLGEATVLGVAALGAIYLLGRFRVTRPASDPNAAPAPQLSSPILFQVTNWVLAPGLLLLSAYLFLRGHYEPGGGFIAALVAGIAIAFGYLAQGITGGTVPVLRALKPEPLIALGLGLSVLVGGAAAIGGEPFLTPLHLEFGDFKLTSSLLFDVGIYLFVLGMVVAAIDRLGGARREPPPEPADAAAPTPDPAGTPRPGGDA; encoded by the coding sequence ATGATCCTGTTCATCGTGCTGGCCGGCATGATGGGGCTGGCGCTACTTGTGGCGCCGATCTCCCGCCGGTTCGGCCGGGACACCGGCTACTTCCTCGCCGCCGCCTTCCTCCTCCTTGGAGCGTTGCTGACGCCATCGATCCTGGAGGCGCTCGGCGGCGGTTACGTCGAGGAGTCGCTGCCGTGGATCCCCGCGCTCGGGGTGCAGGCGACGCTGCGGCTGGACGGGCTGGCGTCGCTGTTCACGCTGCTGATCATCCTGGTCGGCGCGCTGATCCTGGCCTACTGCCCGCGCTACCTCCACGGCGACCACCACGCCCGCACGTACATCCTGCTGACCCTGTTCGCCGCCTCCATGCTCGGGCTGGTGCTCTCGGCCGACCTGGTGCTGCTCTTCGTCTTCTGGGAATTGACGACGATCTCGTCGTTCTTCCTGATCGGTGGCACCGGTCCGAAGTCGGCGAAGCCGGCGATGCGGGCGCTGATCATCACCGCGGCCGGCGGGTTGGCGCTGCTGGTCGCAGTGATCATGATCTGGGCCGAGACCGGCACCACCTACCTGCCGGCGGTGCTGGATAATCCCGAGTGGCTGCTCGAATCACCCTACGGCTGGTCGGTCGGTGCGCTGGTGATCCTCGCCGCCTTCACCAAGTCCGCCCAGCTGCCGTTCCAGTCTTGGCTGCCCGGCGCGATGGTCGCGATCACTCCCGTGAGCGCCTATCTGCACGCGGCGACCATGGTCAAGGCCGGCATCTACCTGCTGATGCGCTTCTCCCCCGTCTACGGTGACCAGGCTGCCTGGCAGGCCACCCTGGTCAGCGTCGGGTTGATCACCGCGATCGTCGGGGCGGCGCTGGCGCTGCGACAACACGACCTCAAGGCGCTCCTGGCCTACTCCACCGTGAGCCAGCTCGGGCTGCTGGTTGCGGTCACCGGCATCGGCACCTCCATCGGCTTCGCCGCCGCGGTGCTGCACACCGTCGCCCACGCGCTCTTCAAAGCGACCCTGTTCATGCTGGTCGGGATCATCGACCGGGAGGCCGGCAGCCGCGATGTCCGGGAGCTGGGTGGGCTGCGCCGGGTGATGCCGGTGACCGCGGCCCTGACTGGCATCGCCGGACTCTCCATGGCCGGCGTCCCACCCATGATCGGCTTTGTCAGCAAGGAGACGATCTTCGAGGCGCTCTCGGAGGCGCACTTCGCCCCGTGGGCCGGCCCGGTCGCCGCCGGGCTCGGCGTCACCGCCTCCGTCCTGACCTTCGCCTACGGGGTCCGGATCTTCCACGGCGCCTTCGCCGGCCCGACCACCCAACGCAACCTGTACGAGCCGTCGTGGCAGTTCCTGCTGCCGGCGGCGGTCCCGGCGGTCGCCGGGGTGGTCCTCGGCCCGGGAGTCGGCCTGCTGAACCCGCTGACCCAGAGCGCGGTGGCGAACATGGACCCGGGCGCCGTCGCGCCGGTGCTCGAGTTCTGGCACGGCTTCAGCATCGAGCTGTGGCTCTCGGCGATCACGATCGCGCTGGGGATGGTGCTCTTCTTCGCCCGGGAACCGGTGGACCGGTTCCTCAACCGGATCAAGACACCGCCCGAGGGTGAGCTGTTCGACTACGGCTACAACGCGACCTTGAAGTTCGGCTGGTGGGTCGGCGCCCCCAACCGCAGCAACTCGCCGGCCGCGTTCCTGATCTGGCCGATGGTGGTGGTGCTGGTCCTAGGCGCGGGCGCCCTCTTCGCCTACGGTTCGTGGCCCACCGATCCACCGGGCACCACCACCCCGTACGACTGGCCGTTGATCGCGCTGCTCGCCGTGGCGTCCGCGGCGCTGGTGGCGATGCGGAACACGCTCGCCGCGATCGCGCTACTCGGCGTGATCGGCTTCCTGGTCTCGATCTGGTTCATGCTCGCCGGTGCCCCGGACGTGGCGCTCACCCTCCTGCTGGTGGAGGTGCTCACCGCGGTGGTGGCGGTGCTGGTGCTGCGGACGCTGCCGCCGAAGTTCCGGCGGGTGCCGAAGCTGCGGCAACTGCCGGCTGCGGTGGTGGCGATCGCCACCGGGGTGCTGGCGATGGCGGCGACGCTCGCCTTCACCGGCCACCGGGACCGCTCCGAGCTGGGTGACTACTTCCTGTCCAACGCCGAGGAGCAGACCGGCGGACGCAACGTGGTCAACACCATCCTGGTCGACTACCGCGCGCTGGACACCCTGGGTGAGGCGACCGTGCTGGGCGTCGCGGCGCTCGGGGCGATCTACCTGCTGGGCCGGTTCCGCGTCACCCGACCGGCGAGCGACCCGAACGCGGCGCCAGCGCCGCAGCTCAGCAGCCCGATCTTGTTCCAGGTGACCAACTGGGTGCTGGCGCCCGGCCTGTTGTTGCTCTCGGCGTACCTCTTCCTGCGGGGGCACTACGAGCCGGGCGGCGGGTTCATCGCCGCGCTGGTCGCCGGGATCGCGATCGCCTTCGGCTACCTCGCCCAGGGGATCACCGGCGGCACCGTGCCGGTGCTGCGGGCACTAAAGCCCGAGCCGTTGATCGCGCTCGGCCTGGGCCTCAGTGTCCTGGTCGGCGGCGCCGCCGCCATCGGCGGCGAGCCGTTCCTCACCCCGCTGCATCTGGAGTTCGGCGACTTCAAGCTGACCTCCTCGTTGCTCTTTGACGTCGGCATCTACCTGTTCGTGCTCGGCATGGTGGTGGCCGCGATCGACCGGCTGGGCGGCGCCCGACGGGAGCCGCCCCCAGAGCCGGCCGACGCCGCCGCGCCCACCCCCGACCCGGCTGGGACCCCTCGCCCAGGAGGTGACGCATGA
- a CDS encoding sodium:proton antiporter: MTAAIAVGILAATGTYLIFQRGLIRITIGFVMLGHAANIIVVAAGGMSLRSAPLLGHGPAEEMADPLPQAFVLTAIVITFGITVYLLALARGGGEEDPGDDALDPDTPDEPDGEDDVDPDRRADLGHGSDTPEWDEDVSHITDERAEKR; this comes from the coding sequence ATGACCGCAGCGATCGCCGTCGGCATCCTCGCCGCCACCGGGACGTACCTCATCTTCCAGCGGGGCCTGATCCGGATCACGATCGGGTTTGTGATGCTGGGCCACGCCGCCAACATCATCGTGGTGGCGGCGGGCGGGATGAGCCTGCGGAGCGCGCCCCTGCTCGGCCACGGCCCGGCCGAGGAGATGGCCGACCCGTTGCCGCAGGCGTTCGTGCTGACCGCCATTGTGATCACCTTCGGGATCACGGTCTACCTGCTCGCCCTCGCGCGCGGCGGCGGTGAGGAGGACCCGGGCGACGACGCGCTCGACCCGGACACCCCGGACGAACCCGACGGCGAAGACGACGTCGATCCGGACCGACGAGCGGATCTGGGCCACGGCAGCGACACCCCCGAGTGGGACGAGGACGTCTCCCACATCACCGACGAGCGGGCTGAGAAACGATGA
- a CDS encoding monovalent cation/H+ antiporter subunit D family protein, whose amino-acid sequence MNGWLLTLPVAVPLFAAAVLVFTPNSVALQRLLSIAANGAVLVLGAVLLARTYDGSVISENLSGWTQVGIPIMFAGDAFSALMLCVTALLVMVCLGFAFATGDAAHRLFAPMALVMAAGVYGAYLTADLFNLFVFVEVMLAPSYVLLVLAGGRKRVAAGRLYLTVSLLASTIFLAGIGLVYGLAGTVNLGQLAGSASGSPAMAVAGSLILIAMGVKAALVPVHGWLPRAYLHAAPAVAALFSGLLTKVGVYVIFRLYAVMYEGDPQYAWVVMLAALLSMVVGVLGAVGEKTMRAILAFHMISQIGYMIIGPALFTTVALAAGIFYIIHHVLVKAALLICAGAVEVTYGTGRLDRLGGLVNRAPWLAAAFMVAALSLAGMPPMSGFIAKLAIVRAAILEAHYLAAVVAVLVGLLTLLSMIKIWNGAFWGHNGEATWDEEGERSSATTRVIKPSLVAPAVVLASFSLIFGIGAEPLLAATTVAAEGLTDITAYVTAVTMR is encoded by the coding sequence ATGAACGGCTGGCTGCTGACGCTGCCGGTGGCGGTGCCGCTCTTCGCGGCCGCCGTGCTGGTCTTCACCCCCAACTCGGTCGCGCTGCAGCGGCTGCTGAGCATCGCCGCCAACGGCGCGGTGCTGGTACTCGGCGCGGTGTTGCTGGCCCGCACCTACGACGGGTCGGTGATCAGCGAGAACCTGAGCGGCTGGACCCAGGTCGGCATCCCGATCATGTTCGCCGGCGACGCCTTCAGCGCGTTGATGCTCTGCGTCACCGCCCTGCTGGTGATGGTCTGCTTGGGCTTCGCGTTCGCCACCGGCGACGCCGCCCATCGGCTCTTCGCGCCGATGGCGCTGGTGATGGCGGCCGGGGTCTACGGCGCCTACCTCACCGCCGACCTGTTCAACCTGTTCGTCTTCGTCGAGGTCATGCTCGCGCCGTCGTACGTGTTGCTGGTGCTCGCCGGTGGCCGGAAGCGGGTCGCCGCCGGCCGGCTGTATCTGACGGTGAGCCTGCTCGCCTCGACGATCTTCCTCGCCGGCATCGGCCTGGTCTACGGCTTGGCCGGCACGGTCAACCTCGGGCAGCTCGCCGGGAGCGCCAGCGGCTCCCCCGCGATGGCGGTCGCCGGCTCGCTGATCCTGATCGCGATGGGGGTCAAGGCGGCGCTGGTGCCGGTGCATGGTTGGCTACCCCGGGCCTACCTGCACGCCGCCCCCGCGGTGGCGGCGCTCTTCTCCGGCCTGCTCACCAAGGTCGGCGTCTACGTGATCTTCCGGCTCTACGCGGTGATGTACGAAGGGGATCCGCAGTACGCGTGGGTGGTGATGCTCGCGGCGCTGCTGAGCATGGTGGTCGGGGTACTCGGCGCGGTCGGCGAGAAGACCATGCGGGCGATCCTCGCGTTCCACATGATCAGCCAGATCGGCTACATGATCATCGGCCCGGCGCTCTTCACCACGGTGGCGTTGGCCGCCGGCATCTTCTACATCATCCATCATGTGCTGGTGAAGGCTGCGTTGCTGATCTGCGCCGGGGCGGTGGAGGTCACCTACGGCACCGGCCGGTTGGACCGCCTGGGCGGGTTGGTCAACCGTGCCCCCTGGCTGGCCGCCGCGTTCATGGTCGCCGCCCTGTCGCTGGCCGGCATGCCACCCATGTCCGGGTTCATCGCCAAGCTGGCGATCGTCCGGGCCGCGATCCTGGAGGCCCACTACCTCGCCGCGGTGGTAGCGGTGCTGGTCGGGCTCCTCACCCTGCTTTCTATGATCAAAATTTGGAACGGCGCGTTCTGGGGCCACAACGGCGAGGCCACCTGGGACGAGGAGGGTGAACGGAGCAGCGCGACCACTCGGGTGATCAAGCCGTCGCTGGTTGCACCGGCGGTGGTGCTCGCCTCCTTCTCGTTGATCTTCGGCATCGGGGCGGAGCCGTTGCTGGCGGCGACCACTGTGGCGGCCGAAGGTCTGACCGATATCACGGCCTACGTGACGGCGGTGACGATGCGATGA
- a CDS encoding Na+/H+ antiporter subunit E, with translation MTTTNNSTGAGSRAVTRAGRILGFLGYYSVEFLRSNAMVLVEIFRFRSRARPALLTVPLRSTRQVEMVSLASLISLTPGTLTIEVQPEPPTLYVHGMFAADPAEFVAGLHTMEDQLLAAMRPVAQEPDPAGLAARGERSRRAGVAAPIERRP, from the coding sequence ATGACGACCACGAACAACTCCACTGGCGCCGGCAGCCGGGCAGTCACCCGGGCCGGCCGGATCCTCGGCTTCCTCGGCTATTACTCAGTGGAGTTCCTGCGCTCCAACGCGATGGTGCTGGTCGAGATCTTCCGGTTCCGGTCGCGGGCGCGCCCGGCGCTGCTGACCGTGCCGCTGCGCAGCACCCGGCAGGTAGAGATGGTCTCGCTGGCCAGCCTGATCTCGCTCACGCCCGGCACCCTCACCATCGAGGTGCAGCCGGAGCCACCCACGCTCTACGTGCACGGCATGTTCGCCGCCGACCCGGCGGAGTTCGTCGCCGGCCTGCACACCATGGAGGACCAACTACTCGCCGCGATGCGGCCGGTAGCGCAGGAGCCGGACCCGGCTGGCCTGGCCGCACGGGGCGAGCGCTCCCGCCGGGCCGGCGTCGCCGCCCCCATCGAGCGGAGGCCGTGA
- a CDS encoding monovalent cation/H+ antiporter complex subunit F translates to MTVLDGVLVVLAVAMLVVTVRTVVGPTNADRALAIDLGFAAFVAAIAVLAVRVDEPALLDLVLAATLVGFLGTVAVAKLVERGRR, encoded by the coding sequence ATGACTGTGCTCGACGGAGTGCTCGTAGTTTTGGCCGTCGCGATGCTGGTGGTGACCGTCCGGACCGTGGTCGGGCCGACCAACGCCGACCGCGCGCTCGCGATCGACCTCGGCTTCGCCGCCTTCGTGGCCGCGATCGCGGTCCTAGCGGTCCGGGTCGACGAACCCGCGCTGCTGGACCTGGTGCTGGCCGCGACCCTGGTCGGTTTCCTCGGCACCGTGGCGGTGGCGAAGCTGGTGGAGAGGGGGCGGCGATGA
- a CDS encoding cation:proton antiporter, which translates to MSTVQTIVGHALILIGAGLIFGATVGIIRLPDLYNRTNAVAKAAALGVSCILAGVGVLMPSPTTILILLLAIAAQLFTAPIAGYAVGRAGYRTGAPMVSTTHRDDLAEVYRSGADPGQDQQH; encoded by the coding sequence ATGAGCACCGTCCAGACCATCGTCGGGCACGCCCTGATTTTGATCGGTGCCGGGTTGATCTTCGGTGCCACTGTCGGCATCATCCGGCTGCCCGATCTCTACAACCGGACCAACGCGGTGGCGAAAGCGGCCGCGTTGGGGGTCTCGTGCATCCTCGCCGGGGTGGGGGTGCTGATGCCCAGCCCCACGACGATCCTGATCCTGCTGCTGGCGATCGCCGCGCAGCTGTTCACCGCCCCGATCGCCGGCTACGCGGTGGGGCGCGCGGGCTACCGGACGGGCGCGCCGATGGTGTCGACCACCCACCGGGACGACCTGGCCGAGGTCTACCGTTCCGGGGCCGACCCGGGGCAGGACCAGCAGCACTAG
- a CDS encoding RNA polymerase sigma factor yields the protein MTDAGFEDLLRTLAPQVLGAVVRRYGHFDTAEDAVQEALIAAARQWPTEGLPDNPRAWLITVAGRRLTDLLRSEQARRRREETVTQWALPEQGQAPPADRTATAADDTLVLLFLCCHPALPPAGQIALTLRAVGGLSTAEVARAFLVPEPTMTRRISRAKQRIRASGVPFRMPPPAQREERLAAVLHVLYLIFNEGYATTYGPGLHRAELSAEAIRLTRLLHRLQPEDGEVTGLLALMLLTDARRPARLGPEGALVPMAEQDRSQWDRGMIAEGVALISQALPRGPTGPYQLQAAIAAVHDEAPSAEATDWPQLVALYELLRQLSENPMVALNHAVAAAMARGPAAGLELVGELQADERIADHHRLYAVRAHLLELAGEPQAARVAYEAAAQRATSPPMQRYLYGRAGRLPAG from the coding sequence GTGACCGACGCCGGCTTCGAGGACCTGCTGCGTACCCTCGCGCCGCAGGTCCTCGGCGCGGTCGTACGCCGGTATGGACACTTCGACACCGCCGAGGACGCGGTGCAGGAGGCGCTGATCGCCGCAGCCCGGCAGTGGCCGACCGAGGGCCTGCCGGATAACCCGCGGGCCTGGCTGATCACCGTTGCGGGGCGCCGGTTGACCGACCTGCTCCGCAGCGAGCAGGCCCGGCGCCGGCGGGAGGAGACGGTCACCCAATGGGCGCTGCCGGAGCAGGGGCAGGCCCCGCCGGCCGACCGGACCGCGACCGCGGCCGACGACACGCTGGTCCTGCTCTTCCTGTGTTGTCACCCGGCGCTGCCGCCGGCCGGCCAGATCGCGCTCACGCTGCGGGCCGTCGGCGGCCTGTCCACCGCCGAGGTTGCCCGGGCGTTCCTGGTGCCGGAACCGACCATGACCCGCCGGATCAGCCGGGCCAAACAGCGGATCCGAGCCAGCGGCGTTCCGTTCCGGATGCCGCCGCCGGCGCAGCGCGAGGAGCGGCTCGCCGCGGTCCTACATGTGCTCTACCTGATCTTCAACGAGGGGTACGCCACCACGTACGGGCCGGGTCTGCACCGTGCTGAGCTGTCGGCCGAGGCGATCCGGCTGACCCGGCTGCTGCACCGGCTGCAGCCGGAGGACGGCGAGGTGACCGGCCTGCTTGCGCTGATGCTGCTCACCGATGCCCGCCGGCCGGCGCGGCTGGGCCCGGAGGGGGCGCTCGTCCCGATGGCTGAGCAGGACCGCAGCCAGTGGGACCGGGGGATGATCGCCGAGGGCGTGGCGCTGATCAGCCAGGCGTTGCCGCGTGGCCCCACCGGCCCTTACCAACTGCAGGCGGCGATCGCCGCGGTGCACGACGAGGCGCCCAGCGCCGAGGCGACCGACTGGCCGCAGCTCGTGGCCCTCTACGAACTGCTGCGGCAGCTGTCGGAGAACCCGATGGTGGCGCTGAACCACGCGGTCGCGGCGGCGATGGCGCGCGGGCCCGCCGCCGGGCTGGAGCTGGTCGGCGAGCTGCAGGCCGACGAGCGGATCGCCGACCACCACCGGCTGTACGCGGTCCGGGCGCACCTGCTGGAGCTGGCGGGGGAGCCGCAGGCCGCCCGGGTCGCTTACGAGGCGGCCGCCCAGCGGGCGACCAGCCCGCCGATGCAGCGTTACCTCTACGGGCGGGCGGGTCGCCTGCCGGCGGGCTAG
- a CDS encoding YciI family protein: MKYMIMLYASQQDYDVLAGRPTPGKPAMSGEEIAAMHEHMGKANQGLVDSGEHVAAHGLTAPVHARRVELRGGTPVVTDGPYPETQEVLAGFNIVECDSFDRAAEIAVQFINPAAEGEYVDIRPVLEGVEELSVP, encoded by the coding sequence ATGAAGTACATGATCATGCTCTATGCCTCGCAGCAGGACTACGACGTGCTGGCGGGCCGGCCCACCCCTGGCAAGCCGGCGATGTCCGGTGAGGAGATCGCGGCGATGCACGAACACATGGGCAAGGCGAACCAGGGGCTGGTGGACTCCGGCGAGCACGTCGCGGCTCACGGCCTGACCGCGCCGGTGCATGCCCGACGGGTGGAGCTACGCGGCGGTACGCCGGTGGTGACCGACGGGCCGTACCCGGAGACCCAGGAGGTGCTCGCCGGTTTCAATATCGTCGAGTGTGACAGCTTCGACCGGGCCGCGGAGATCGCCGTGCAGTTCATCAACCCGGCCGCCGAGGGCGAGTACGTGGACATCCGGCCGGTGCTGGAGGGCGTGGAGGAGCTGTCGGTGCCGTGA
- a CDS encoding DNA alkylation repair protein, giving the protein MSSLTAEQFIATMKSLQSDQERQKIRRYFKAAGADNEVIGVRMKHIFDTAKRSKDMPLDQVEQLLDSPYYEGRVGAVSILDFKARGRKLTDADRRALYEIYLGKHDRINNWDLVDRSAPRVVGCYLVDKPRNVLYELARSTDIWRRRTAIVATWYFVFYDDDFTDALEIAEILLKDQEELINKAVGTTLRYVGDHDRQALLSFLDQHAHDLPRVALRYAIEKLEPEQRNHYLTLGK; this is encoded by the coding sequence GTGAGCAGCCTGACCGCTGAGCAGTTCATCGCGACGATGAAGAGTCTTCAGTCCGATCAGGAGCGCCAGAAGATCCGCCGGTACTTCAAGGCCGCGGGGGCCGACAACGAGGTCATCGGTGTCCGGATGAAACACATCTTCGACACCGCCAAACGATCCAAAGACATGCCGTTGGATCAGGTCGAGCAGCTGCTGGACAGCCCATACTACGAGGGCCGTGTCGGCGCGGTGAGCATCCTCGACTTCAAAGCTCGCGGCCGCAAGCTCACCGACGCCGACCGCAGGGCGCTCTATGAGATCTACCTCGGCAAGCATGACCGCATCAACAACTGGGACCTGGTCGACCGGTCGGCACCACGGGTGGTCGGCTGCTACCTCGTGGACAAGCCACGGAACGTCCTCTACGAGCTAGCCCGCTCAACGGACATCTGGCGACGGCGGACCGCCATCGTCGCGACCTGGTATTTCGTCTTCTACGACGACGACTTCACCGATGCCCTGGAGATCGCGGAGATCCTCCTGAAGGACCAGGAAGAGTTGATCAACAAGGCGGTCGGGACGACCCTGCGCTACGTCGGTGACCACGACCGGCAGGCACTGCTGAGCTTCCTCGACCAGCACGCTCATGACCTGCCGCGGGTCGCGCTGCGCTACGCCATCGAGAAGCTGGAACCGGAGCAGCGCAACCATTATCTGACGCTCGGCAAGTAG
- a CDS encoding alpha/beta family hydrolase, with product MGSSTADPEIWQPATARGPAEVELTLPAGVPVGWLALGHGAGGSVDAPDLAAVREAALDEGLAVARITQPYRVAGRRAPAPAGQLDAAWIAVIEQLRDDPRLSGRPLVVGGRSSGARVAARTAATVAATAVVALAFPLHPPGRPERSRADELRGDVPTLVVNGDRDPFGLPEPGPGVTVVVRPGERHELRKDPAAVAEAVREFLRYLPSVR from the coding sequence ATGGGAAGCAGCACGGCCGATCCGGAGATCTGGCAACCGGCTACCGCCCGCGGGCCGGCCGAGGTGGAGCTGACGCTGCCGGCCGGCGTACCCGTGGGCTGGTTGGCGCTGGGGCACGGCGCCGGCGGCAGTGTCGACGCCCCCGATCTGGCGGCGGTACGCGAGGCGGCGCTCGACGAAGGGCTGGCGGTGGCCCGGATCACCCAGCCGTACCGGGTCGCTGGCCGGCGGGCGCCGGCGCCCGCCGGCCAGCTCGACGCGGCGTGGATCGCGGTGATCGAGCAGCTGCGCGACGATCCGCGGCTGAGTGGCCGGCCGCTGGTGGTGGGGGGCCGGTCCAGCGGTGCCCGGGTCGCCGCGCGCACCGCCGCGACCGTGGCCGCGACCGCGGTGGTCGCGCTGGCGTTCCCGCTGCACCCGCCGGGTCGGCCGGAGCGGTCCCGCGCCGACGAACTGCGCGGCGATGTGCCGACGCTGGTGGTCAACGGCGACCGGGACCCGTTCGGGCTCCCCGAGCCGGGCCCCGGCGTGACCGTGGTGGTACGCCCGGGGGAGCGGCACGAGCTGCGCAAGGACCCGGCCGCGGTGGCCGAGGCGGTGCGAGAGTTCCTGCGCTACTTGCCGAGCGTCAGATAA
- a CDS encoding aldo/keto reductase, with translation MQTVTLGRTGEKVSQLSLGCMLMGTRTSEADSTEMLDRYLAAGGTFLDTANCYCWWHDRGSYGGHSEELLGRWFARSGRRDEVFLATKGSAIPRDVDAVFSSDGEPDWAEAYRTFEGAGAETIRRHVDDSLRRLGTDRIDLYYVHVDDRATPLVETLAALAEMVQAGKVRYLGYSNVRAWRLAEIRRLCAEHGWPAPVAVQQQHSYLRPRAGLDHAGIANSEHLDLLRTYEDMSLVAYSPILMGIYNDPVKRESHGKFIDYRGPDADIRLAVLSELAAELSVTPNQLVLAWLMQQRSPQVIPIIGPRTLDQYQAALPALEIKLTEEQLVRLDAAGA, from the coding sequence ATGCAGACCGTGACCCTTGGCCGCACCGGTGAGAAGGTCAGTCAGCTCTCCCTCGGGTGCATGCTGATGGGGACCAGGACCAGCGAGGCGGACTCCACCGAGATGCTCGACCGCTACCTCGCGGCCGGTGGCACCTTCCTCGACACCGCCAACTGCTACTGCTGGTGGCACGACCGAGGGAGCTATGGCGGCCACAGCGAGGAGCTGCTCGGTCGGTGGTTCGCCCGCAGCGGCCGTCGTGACGAGGTCTTTCTGGCCACCAAGGGTTCCGCGATCCCACGCGACGTCGACGCGGTGTTCAGCAGTGACGGGGAGCCCGACTGGGCCGAGGCCTACCGGACCTTCGAGGGTGCGGGTGCCGAGACCATTCGCCGGCATGTCGACGACAGCCTCCGGCGGCTGGGCACCGACCGGATCGACCTCTACTACGTGCATGTGGACGACCGGGCGACACCGCTGGTCGAAACTCTGGCAGCGCTCGCCGAGATGGTCCAGGCGGGCAAGGTGCGCTACCTCGGCTACTCCAATGTCCGCGCGTGGCGGTTGGCCGAGATTCGGCGGCTCTGCGCCGAGCACGGCTGGCCAGCGCCGGTGGCGGTGCAGCAGCAGCACTCCTATCTGCGGCCGCGGGCCGGGCTGGACCACGCCGGCATCGCCAACAGCGAGCACCTGGACCTGCTGCGCACCTATGAGGACATGTCACTGGTGGCGTACTCGCCAATTCTGATGGGGATCTACAACGATCCGGTCAAGCGGGAGAGCCACGGCAAGTTCATCGACTATCGGGGTCCGGACGCCGACATCCGGCTGGCGGTCCTGAGCGAGCTGGCGGCGGAGCTGTCGGTCACCCCGAACCAGCTGGTGCTCGCGTGGCTGATGCAGCAGCGGTCGCCGCAGGTGATCCCGATCATCGGTCCCCGCACGCTGGATCAGTACCAGGCGGCGCTGCCGGCGCTGGAGATCAAGCTGACCGAGGAACAGCTGGTCCGGCTGGACGCCGCCGGGGCCTGA
- a CDS encoding class I SAM-dependent methyltransferase — protein MRIAPDGSPVDLYRRLPARQSEAELLHDLLPAGGAVLDLGCGAGRLAEPLAALGHPVTGVDNEPAMLAGLDRATGVCAEITALDLPDRFDAVLAMSHLVNTADDEFVAAVLATARRHVTDSGFVVVERHAPGWVHSCADSDHERDGVRYRLTVHSRDQGQLTATIRYEFDGNAAEQRFSARDVPDDRLADLAAAAGLRAVGALNPAETLVRLEPAQSPSRAARMVR, from the coding sequence ATGCGGATCGCCCCCGACGGTAGCCCGGTCGACCTCTACCGCCGGCTGCCGGCGCGCCAATCGGAGGCCGAGCTCCTGCATGACCTGCTGCCGGCGGGCGGGGCTGTACTCGACCTCGGCTGTGGTGCTGGCCGGCTCGCCGAACCGCTCGCCGCGCTCGGTCACCCGGTCACCGGGGTGGACAACGAGCCGGCGATGCTCGCGGGGCTGGACCGGGCCACCGGAGTCTGCGCCGAGATCACCGCGCTTGACCTGCCGGACCGGTTCGACGCCGTGCTGGCGATGAGCCACCTGGTCAACACCGCCGACGACGAGTTCGTCGCGGCGGTGTTGGCCACCGCCCGCCGGCACGTCACCGACTCCGGTTTCGTCGTGGTGGAGCGCCACGCCCCCGGCTGGGTGCACAGCTGCGCCGACTCCGACCACGAGCGGGACGGGGTGCGTTACCGGCTGACCGTCCATAGCCGAGACCAGGGCCAGTTGACCGCCACGATCCGGTACGAGTTCGACGGGAACGCGGCCGAGCAGCGCTTCTCGGCCCGGGACGTGCCCGACGACCGGCTTGCTGACCTGGCCGCAGCCGCGGGCCTGCGGGCGGTGGGAGCTCTGAACCCAGCCGAGACCCTGGTCCGATTGGAACCGGCTCAGTCGCCGAGCCGGGCTGCGCGCATGGTCAGGTAA